In one Streptomyces sp. NBC_01288 genomic region, the following are encoded:
- a CDS encoding AAA family ATPase: MITSLEIRGFKRFESESFELRPLTVLTGVNGGGKSTVIQSLLLARLAALSGTGTTGGTVRLNGPLGLALGEARDVLNWKADAREITVKLGGAGGESWVYGFGLPDAEQALHLDVRRLPVAHVPGIGPSVADPAFTYVCAERLGPRDTLSVSAEEPDRIGVGVRGEFTAQVLALRESRAVGTRTEVRGALHHPEAAGKQLRVQAEAWASEIIRPLRITARLAAGIMAGTIRFGETGLSGEEIRPANTGFGVSYALPIIVAGLLTEPGDLLIVENPEAHLHPAGQSRLGRFLAQVAGSGVQVLVETHSDHVLNGARLAVAQDGSLPAKDMVTHYFDHDRTLPIAINDKGELSHWPSGFFDQIETDLGRLARARRDR, encoded by the coding sequence GTGATCACTTCCCTGGAGATCCGGGGCTTCAAGCGGTTCGAGTCGGAGTCGTTCGAACTGCGCCCGCTGACCGTCCTCACCGGCGTCAACGGCGGTGGCAAGAGCACCGTGATCCAGTCCCTGCTGCTGGCCCGGCTGGCGGCCCTGTCGGGTACCGGTACGACGGGTGGCACGGTCCGGCTGAACGGGCCGCTGGGCCTGGCCCTCGGTGAGGCCCGCGACGTACTGAACTGGAAGGCCGACGCGCGGGAGATCACCGTAAAACTGGGCGGTGCGGGCGGTGAGTCCTGGGTGTACGGCTTTGGCCTGCCCGACGCCGAACAGGCTCTGCACCTCGACGTACGGCGACTGCCGGTGGCGCACGTTCCCGGTATCGGGCCGAGCGTCGCGGACCCTGCTTTCACCTACGTGTGCGCCGAGCGCCTCGGCCCACGCGACACACTGTCGGTGTCGGCCGAGGAACCCGACCGGATCGGCGTGGGGGTACGGGGCGAGTTCACGGCACAGGTGCTGGCGCTGCGTGAGTCACGCGCGGTCGGCACCCGCACGGAGGTCCGGGGGGCGCTGCATCATCCGGAAGCTGCCGGTAAGCAGCTGAGGGTCCAGGCCGAGGCATGGGCCTCGGAGATCATCCGCCCGCTGCGCATCACCGCCCGCCTGGCCGCAGGCATCATGGCCGGGACGATCCGCTTCGGCGAGACGGGTCTCAGCGGCGAGGAGATCCGCCCCGCCAACACCGGCTTCGGCGTCTCCTACGCCCTGCCGATCATCGTCGCCGGACTGCTCACCGAGCCGGGTGATCTGCTGATCGTGGAGAATCCGGAGGCCCATCTGCATCCGGCGGGACAGTCCCGGCTGGGCCGTTTTCTCGCGCAAGTGGCGGGCAGCGGCGTGCAGGTGCTCGTGGAGACGCATAGCGACCACGTCCTCAATGGCGCCCGCCTCGCGGTCGCGCAGGACGGCTCGCTCCCCGCGAAGGACATGGTCACGCACTACTTCGACCACGACCGAACCCTGCCCATCGCCATCAACGACAAGGGCGAGCTCAGCCACTGGCCGAGCGGCTTCTTCGACCAGATCGAGACCGACTTGGGGAGGCTTGCCCGTGCCCGGCGCGACAGGTGA
- a CDS encoding DUF262 domain-containing protein, with the protein MAIEGAQTTPDVVEDVFEGHATDIEVEDSGGDTERIQRPWNPDQIRVNTSQFSLRNILDQIDEGSIELAPDFQRLQVWRADQKSLLVESLLLQIPLPAFYFAEDVDGSFRVVDGLQRLSTLHAFVRGGEADGFALGKLEHLDDLKDLRFSDLPVPFQRRINNTQLIVNVIDPTTPRGVTYEIFKRINTGGTPLNGQEIRHCMSSRRSRDTLHRMTHTDAFAKATGGRLTNHIRMNDREMALRFAAFWLKGGGLGVPRAAGDGDVPDGHHGDAGRSDEGSGREGGRVGGRLRAGDVPRPPCLRRARLPQVAGGGRLSPPDQPCPVRELVHGPGRLRPHDR; encoded by the coding sequence ATGGCAATCGAAGGTGCGCAGACGACCCCGGACGTCGTGGAGGACGTGTTCGAAGGACACGCCACGGACATCGAGGTCGAGGACTCCGGCGGGGACACCGAGCGGATCCAACGGCCGTGGAACCCCGACCAGATCAGGGTGAACACCAGCCAGTTCTCCCTGCGCAACATCCTCGACCAGATCGACGAGGGCTCTATCGAACTCGCTCCGGACTTCCAGCGGTTGCAGGTCTGGCGCGCTGACCAGAAGTCTCTGCTGGTCGAGTCCCTGCTGCTGCAGATCCCGCTACCGGCGTTCTACTTCGCCGAGGACGTGGACGGATCGTTCCGGGTCGTCGACGGCCTTCAGCGGCTGTCCACGCTGCACGCGTTCGTCCGGGGCGGAGAGGCGGACGGCTTCGCCCTCGGGAAGCTGGAGCACCTGGACGACCTGAAGGACCTGCGCTTCAGTGATCTCCCTGTGCCGTTCCAGCGGCGGATCAATAACACCCAGCTGATCGTCAACGTAATCGACCCGACGACACCGCGCGGGGTCACGTACGAGATCTTCAAGCGGATCAACACCGGCGGAACCCCGCTCAACGGCCAGGAGATCCGGCACTGCATGAGCAGTCGGCGCAGCCGGGACACCCTGCACCGGATGACCCACACGGATGCCTTCGCCAAGGCCACCGGAGGTCGGCTCACCAACCACATCCGGATGAACGACCGTGAGATGGCGCTGCGGTTCGCCGCCTTCTGGCTGAAGGGGGGGGGTCTCGGCGTACCACGAGCGGCCGGTGATGGAGATGTTCCTGATGGACACCACGGAGATGCTGGACGATCCGACGAGGGTTCCGGACGGGAGGGTGGTCGAGTTGGAGGCCGCCTTCGAGCGGGCGATGTCCCACGCCCGCCTTGTCTTCGGCGAGCACGCCTTCCGCAAGTGGCCGGAGGGGGACGACTATCGCCGCCCGATCAACCGTGCCCTGTTCGAGAGCTGGTCCATGGCCCTGGCCGACTCCGACCACACGACCGCTGA
- a CDS encoding ATP-binding protein: protein MPSYTLICPPLDTSPHIARDFVATVLCTLELDRALVDDAILCTSELVTNACVHAKGGDGTVLWLAVEEDRLRVVVYDGDENPPVIRELTAEPDERGGGRGLYLVDALTEGCWGHGPDIPYGGQPHPEGKGVWFDLPADPPVRRPAAP, encoded by the coding sequence ATGCCCTCATACACCCTCATCTGCCCACCCCTCGACACCTCCCCCCACATCGCCCGCGACTTCGTCGCCACTGTCCTGTGCACGCTGGAGCTGGACCGCGCCCTGGTCGACGACGCGATCCTCTGCACCTCGGAACTCGTCACCAACGCCTGTGTCCACGCGAAGGGCGGTGACGGCACGGTGCTGTGGCTGGCGGTGGAGGAGGACCGTTTGCGGGTCGTGGTGTACGACGGGGACGAAAACCCGCCGGTGATAAGGGAGTTGACGGCTGAACCGGATGAGCGAGGCGGTGGCCGGGGGCTGTACCTGGTGGACGCCCTCACCGAAGGCTGCTGGGGGCACGGTCCGGACATTCCGTACGGCGGGCAACCGCACCCGGAGGGCAAGGGAGTGTGGTTCGACCTGCCCGCAGACCCGCCTGTACGACGGCCAGCGGCACCATGA
- a CDS encoding helix-turn-helix domain-containing protein: protein MPPRVIPTARQVRLGAELRRLREAAGLVSRDVAAWLGTNQAQISNIESGKHGISEERLRRLAEHYACDDARVIDALVDMANERDKGWWEEFRGVVPLQALDLAELEHHASYVRTFEVVHIPGILQTEDHVRSASVFAQPHLPEDDREARIAFRIRRQQVLKTGTPYDVIIHEAALRMRVGGPKVTRAQLEHLLQASEQANVTICVIPFVADGFAGAGFPLQYVGGVVPRLDTAQIDTTHGAEFIDAPAQLNRYRARLERVEGAALPPEASLDFIRRIAQQL, encoded by the coding sequence ATGCCGCCGAGGGTCATCCCCACCGCACGTCAGGTACGCCTTGGCGCGGAGTTGCGCAGGTTGCGCGAGGCGGCGGGGCTGGTATCCCGTGACGTCGCGGCCTGGCTGGGGACCAACCAGGCGCAGATCAGCAACATCGAGTCGGGGAAGCACGGCATCAGCGAGGAGCGGCTGCGAAGGCTCGCCGAGCACTACGCCTGCGATGACGCCCGGGTCATCGACGCACTGGTCGACATGGCCAACGAGCGGGACAAGGGCTGGTGGGAGGAATTCCGGGGCGTGGTGCCTCTCCAGGCTCTGGATCTCGCCGAGTTGGAGCACCACGCGTCGTACGTCCGCACCTTCGAGGTTGTACACATTCCGGGGATCCTGCAGACCGAGGACCATGTGCGCAGCGCCTCGGTATTTGCGCAGCCGCATCTTCCCGAGGACGACCGCGAGGCTCGCATCGCTTTCCGGATACGACGCCAGCAGGTACTCAAGACCGGAACGCCGTATGACGTGATCATCCACGAGGCCGCGCTACGAATGCGCGTCGGCGGACCCAAAGTCACCCGCGCCCAGTTGGAGCACCTTCTCCAAGCATCCGAGCAGGCGAACGTGACGATTTGCGTCATTCCGTTCGTGGCCGACGGCTTCGCTGGTGCGGGATTTCCTCTGCAGTACGTTGGCGGGGTGGTCCCTCGACTGGACACCGCGCAGATCGACACAACGCACGGCGCCGAGTTCATCGATGCCCCCGCCCAACTGAACCGCTACCGAGCCCGCCTTGAACGAGTCGAAGGTGCCGCCCTCCCGCCGGAGGCGTCCCTCGACTTCATCCGCCGTATCGCTCAGCAACTGTGA
- a CDS encoding DUF397 domain-containing protein, producing MSQTLRWQKSSFSGGDDDTNCLEIAAALTTLHLRESDEPATLLSPTPTALNALLTAMKGQFKV from the coding sequence GTGTCTCAGACTCTCCGCTGGCAGAAATCGTCGTTCTCAGGAGGAGACGATGACACCAACTGCCTGGAGATAGCCGCCGCCCTCACCACGCTCCACCTCCGCGAGAGCGACGAGCCCGCCACCCTCCTCTCACCCACCCCCACCGCCCTGAACGCCCTACTCACCGCAATGAAGGGTCAGTTCAAGGTGTGA
- a CDS encoding cupin domain-containing protein, whose product MTTTEPISLPAALASFSDRWSPRIVTTVNDYDVRVAKVEGEHLWHTHDHTDEFFLVLDGELHIALRESAGSGSGERTVVLPKGSVFTVPRGTEHKPYAPVPSEILVLEPTGTLTVGDQHEEIPAHVDATTGHTLN is encoded by the coding sequence ATGACCACCACGGAACCCATCTCCCTCCCCGCCGCCCTCGCCTCCTTCAGCGACCGGTGGAGCCCCCGCATCGTCACCACCGTCAACGACTACGACGTCCGCGTCGCCAAGGTCGAGGGCGAACACCTCTGGCACACCCACGACCACACCGACGAGTTCTTCCTGGTCCTGGACGGCGAACTGCACATCGCCCTACGGGAGTCGGCGGGCTCGGGTTCGGGCGAGCGCACAGTCGTCCTCCCCAAGGGCTCCGTCTTCACGGTCCCCCGCGGCACGGAACACAAGCCGTACGCCCCGGTCCCGTCGGAGATCCTCGTCCTCGAACCGACCGGCACGCTCACGGTCGGCGACCAGCATGAGGAGATCCCGGCCCACGTGGACGCGACGACGGGTCACACCTTGAACTGA
- a CDS encoding GlxA family transcriptional regulator: protein MPQGSSQPQRPPSRPHRVAVIVDEGTNPFEVGVATELFGLPRPELGLPGPLYEVLVCTPAREVRMNHGFFTLTGAHGLDGVDTADTLVVPGRPDNVVPRGAAVLDAIRRTHARGARVMSLCTGSFALAEAGLLDGRRATTHWMWADRFRALHPRVRLEPDVLFVDDGDILTASGSAAALDLGLHVMRRDHGAEIANAVSRRLVFAAHRDGGQRQFVERPLPDVPDESLAPLLAWAQGRLGEPLTVAELAARAAVSPATLHRRFRSQLGTTPLAWLTGERVALACRLIERGEERLDVVAARCGLGTGANLRVRLRKETGLSPSAYRRRFGPVAGEAVMS, encoded by the coding sequence ATGCCGCAAGGATCCTCTCAGCCTCAGCGTCCTCCGTCGCGGCCCCACCGTGTCGCCGTGATCGTCGACGAGGGCACCAATCCCTTCGAGGTCGGTGTCGCCACCGAGCTGTTCGGGTTGCCCCGGCCCGAACTCGGCCTGCCCGGGCCGCTGTACGAGGTGCTGGTGTGCACGCCCGCGCGTGAGGTGCGGATGAACCACGGGTTCTTCACCCTCACCGGGGCGCACGGTTTGGATGGGGTGGATACGGCGGACACCCTGGTCGTGCCGGGTCGGCCCGACAACGTCGTACCGCGCGGGGCCGCCGTGCTCGACGCCATCCGGCGCACCCACGCGCGCGGGGCGCGTGTCATGAGCCTGTGTACCGGGAGCTTCGCGCTCGCGGAGGCGGGGCTGCTGGATGGGCGCCGGGCGACCACGCACTGGATGTGGGCCGACCGTTTCCGCGCCCTGCACCCGCGCGTGCGGCTCGAACCGGACGTCCTCTTCGTGGACGACGGGGACATCCTCACCGCCTCCGGGAGCGCCGCCGCGCTCGACCTCGGGCTGCATGTCATGCGGCGGGACCATGGCGCCGAGATCGCCAACGCTGTGTCCAGGAGGCTCGTTTTCGCGGCCCATCGGGACGGCGGGCAACGGCAGTTCGTGGAGCGGCCGTTGCCCGATGTGCCCGACGAGTCGCTCGCGCCGCTGCTCGCGTGGGCGCAGGGGCGGTTGGGCGAACCGCTGACGGTGGCCGAGCTGGCCGCCCGCGCCGCCGTCTCCCCCGCGACCCTGCACCGGCGCTTCCGTTCGCAGCTCGGGACGACGCCGCTGGCGTGGCTGACCGGGGAGCGGGTGGCGCTGGCGTGCCGGCTGATCGAGCGCGGGGAGGAACGGCTGGACGTGGTCGCCGCGAGGTGCGGTCTGGGGACCGGGGCGAACCTGCGGGTACGGCTGCGGAAGGAGACCGGATTGAGCCCGTCGGCCTATCGGCGGCGTTTCGGACCGGTTGCCGGGGAAGCCGTAATGTCATGA
- a CDS encoding LURP-one-related/scramblase family protein, giving the protein MRFLVRDRILGFGEDYWIEDQNGNKVFLVDGKAMRIRDTFELKDTHGRVLIDIHKKMLALRDTMVIERDGEPLATIRHKRFSLLRNHYKVSLVDGTELDVSGKILDREFGVDYDGELLAQISRRWLHIRETYGVDIVREDADAALLIAVAVCVIHLAEKERED; this is encoded by the coding sequence ATGAGATTCCTCGTACGCGATCGGATCCTCGGCTTTGGTGAGGATTACTGGATCGAGGACCAGAACGGCAACAAGGTGTTCCTGGTCGACGGCAAGGCCATGCGCATCCGGGACACCTTCGAGCTGAAGGACACGCACGGGCGCGTGCTCATCGACATCCACAAGAAGATGCTCGCCCTGCGCGACACGATGGTCATCGAACGGGACGGTGAGCCCCTGGCGACCATCAGACACAAGCGGTTCTCCCTGCTGCGCAACCACTACAAGGTGTCCCTGGTCGACGGCACCGAACTCGACGTCAGCGGCAAGATCCTCGACCGCGAGTTCGGCGTCGACTACGACGGCGAGCTGCTCGCGCAGATCTCCCGGCGCTGGCTGCACATCCGGGAGACCTACGGCGTCGACATCGTCCGGGAGGACGCGGACGCGGCGCTGCTGATCGCGGTGGCGGTGTGCGTGATCCACCTGGCGGAGAAGGAGCGGGAGGACTAG
- a CDS encoding carbon-nitrogen family hydrolase, with product MRASLLQIAVEEGESVESRRVRVASLVRDQTGADLVVLPELWTTGAFAYERFAEEAEPLEGPTYEAMAKAASDAGVWLHAGSIPERTASDGGSAAEDGPLYNTSLVFSPSGELAAAYRKIHRFGFDKGEAVLMGAGSELVTVRLPETVIGLATCYDLRFPELFRGLVDAGAETLVLPAGWPERRRSHWTLLAQARAVENQSFVLACGTAGTHAGVPQAGHSIVVDPWGEVLAEAGAGEEILTVDFDPAKVAVTREQFPALKDRVLGLERPRRTQ from the coding sequence GTGCGCGCCTCTCTCCTTCAAATCGCCGTAGAAGAGGGCGAATCGGTCGAATCTCGCCGGGTTCGGGTGGCGTCCCTCGTCCGCGACCAGACCGGTGCCGATCTCGTCGTCCTGCCGGAGCTGTGGACGACGGGTGCGTTCGCCTACGAGCGGTTCGCCGAGGAGGCGGAGCCTCTGGAAGGCCCGACCTACGAGGCGATGGCCAAGGCGGCGAGCGACGCGGGCGTGTGGCTGCACGCGGGCTCGATCCCTGAGCGGACTGCGTCTGACGGCGGCTCCGCCGCGGAGGACGGCCCCCTCTACAACACGTCCCTCGTCTTCTCCCCCTCCGGTGAACTGGCCGCCGCCTACCGCAAGATCCACCGCTTCGGCTTCGACAAGGGCGAGGCCGTGCTGATGGGCGCGGGCAGCGAGTTGGTGACGGTCCGTCTGCCCGAGACGGTCATCGGTCTTGCCACCTGTTACGACCTCCGTTTCCCCGAACTCTTCCGCGGCCTCGTCGACGCCGGCGCCGAGACCCTCGTCCTCCCCGCGGGCTGGCCCGAACGCCGCCGCTCCCACTGGACCCTCCTCGCCCAGGCCCGGGCGGTCGAGAACCAGTCCTTCGTCCTCGCATGTGGAACGGCCGGTACGCACGCCGGAGTTCCCCAGGCCGGTCACTCGATCGTGGTCGACCCCTGGGGCGAGGTCCTCGCGGAGGCGGGCGCGGGCGAGGAGATCCTGACGGTGGACTTCGACCCGGCGAAGGTGGCGGTGACCCGGGAGCAGTTCCCGGCGCTGAAGGACCGGGTGCTGGGGCTGGAGCGTCCGCGGCGCACGCAGTGA
- a CDS encoding maleylpyruvate isomerase family mycothiol-dependent enzyme: MSLHPTLQPYADAWTHSIDAISELVTPLVEGEWNRRTPCPGWSVRDVVSHVIGLDNEMLGDPRPIHTLPRDLYHVTNEHQRYMEMQVDVRRHHTAPEMTSELEYTIIRRNRQLRNESRDPGTKVRGHVSTEVTLEESMRNHAFNVWVHEQDLRAALGRPGNLDSPGAHIARDVLLAALPKVVADDSGAPRSSAVVFDVHGPIEFLRTIRVDIQGRGTLETAPALGPAATLILDWETYVRLACGRVTVDSVSDKVKADGDPELSASILRNFTITK; encoded by the coding sequence GTGAGTCTGCATCCCACTCTCCAGCCCTACGCCGACGCCTGGACCCACTCCATCGACGCGATATCCGAGCTGGTCACCCCGCTCGTGGAGGGAGAGTGGAACCGGCGAACGCCGTGCCCGGGCTGGTCGGTGCGTGACGTGGTCTCCCATGTCATCGGGCTGGACAACGAGATGCTCGGCGACCCGCGCCCCATCCACACCCTCCCGCGCGACCTCTACCACGTCACCAACGAGCACCAGCGGTACATGGAGATGCAGGTCGACGTACGCCGCCACCACACGGCGCCGGAGATGACGTCGGAGCTGGAGTACACGATCATCCGCCGCAACCGACAGCTGCGGAACGAGTCGCGCGACCCCGGCACGAAGGTGCGCGGCCACGTCAGCACCGAGGTCACCCTCGAAGAGTCGATGCGGAACCACGCGTTCAACGTGTGGGTGCACGAGCAGGACCTGCGCGCCGCCCTCGGCCGCCCCGGCAACCTGGACTCGCCCGGCGCGCACATCGCCCGTGACGTGCTCCTCGCCGCGCTCCCGAAGGTCGTCGCCGACGACTCGGGCGCACCGCGCAGTTCGGCGGTCGTCTTCGACGTGCACGGTCCGATCGAGTTCCTCCGTACGATCCGCGTCGACATCCAGGGCCGCGGCACCCTGGAGACGGCCCCCGCGCTCGGTCCGGCCGCGACCCTGATCCTCGACTGGGAGACGTACGTCCGGCTGGCCTGCGGGCGGGTCACCGTCGACTCGGTGTCGGACAAGGTCAAGGCGGACGGCGATCCGGAGCTGTCGGCTTCGATACTGCGGAACTTCACCATCACCAAGTAG
- a CDS encoding SAM-dependent methyltransferase, whose translation MSDVTSKTEKTETADNAEPGDGPPRLTRLAFHSPLSEARAAGIVRRLAGAGPRTVLDIGCGWGELMLRVLTAVPEARGVGVDVNARDLERGRLDAEARGLAERVEFVEESAVGTGRGPADLVLCLGASQALSAEEPPRHTVEALRELRRLVADGGRVVLGEGFWQRPPTTAELAGMWPEARADEYYDLGTLVDHAVAAGFRPEWTETANADEWEEFESAYQADAEVWLAGHGDHPLAAETRERLDRHRAQWMSYRGVLGLAYLTLVPVVPT comes from the coding sequence ATGTCTGACGTGACGTCCAAAACCGAGAAGACCGAGACCGCTGACAACGCCGAGCCCGGAGACGGGCCTCCCCGGCTCACCCGGCTCGCCTTCCACAGCCCGCTCTCCGAGGCGCGTGCCGCCGGGATCGTGCGGCGACTGGCCGGTGCAGGGCCGCGCACGGTGCTCGACATCGGCTGCGGCTGGGGCGAGTTGATGCTCCGGGTCCTGACCGCCGTACCGGAAGCGCGGGGTGTCGGGGTCGATGTGAACGCGCGGGATCTGGAGCGTGGGCGGCTCGATGCCGAGGCGCGGGGGCTCGCGGAGCGGGTCGAGTTCGTCGAGGAGTCGGCGGTGGGGACGGGGCGCGGGCCGGCCGATCTCGTGCTGTGTCTGGGCGCGAGCCAGGCCCTCAGTGCCGAGGAGCCTCCCCGGCACACCGTCGAAGCCCTGCGGGAGTTGCGGCGGCTCGTCGCCGACGGGGGACGGGTGGTGCTCGGTGAGGGGTTCTGGCAACGCCCGCCCACGACGGCCGAGTTGGCCGGCATGTGGCCGGAGGCGCGTGCCGATGAGTACTACGACCTTGGGACGCTCGTCGATCACGCGGTGGCGGCCGGGTTCCGTCCCGAGTGGACCGAGACGGCGAACGCGGACGAGTGGGAGGAGTTCGAGTCGGCGTACCAGGCGGACGCGGAGGTGTGGCTCGCCGGGCACGGTGACCATCCGCTGGCCGCCGAGACGCGCGAGCGCCTCGACCGGCACCGGGCCCAATGGATGAGCTACCGGGGCGTGTTGGGGCTCGCCTACCTCACGCTGGTGCCCGTCGTGCCGACGTAA
- a CDS encoding MFS transporter, with the protein MSSSSSSPGSSSGLSLPGDPPGGRRALAVWGIGVSVYFVAVIFRTSLGVAGLDAAERFHVNASALSTFSILQLLVYAGMQIPVGLLVDSLGTKKVLTIGVVLFTAGQLGFAFSPSYGTALASRALLGCGDAMTFISVLRLGTRWFPARRGPMVAQLAGLAGMAGNLVSTLVIARLLHGIGWTAAFAGSALAGVVVLVLLLLFLKDHPEGHEPAPFPHRGAAYVRRQIAASWREPGTRLGLWVHFTTQFPAMVFLLLWGLPFLVQAQGLSRATAGELLTLVVLSNMLVGLIYGQIVARHHTARLPLALGTVGATALAWAVTLLYPGDHAPMWLLIVLCTVLGSCGPASMLGFDFARPANPPERQGTASGITNMGGFVASMTTLFLVGVLLDATGDNYSIAFSVIFVLQAVGVSQILRLRSRAARRESEHLVASRVETVHVPA; encoded by the coding sequence ATGAGCAGCAGCAGTAGCAGTCCTGGTAGCAGTTCTGGCCTCTCCCTCCCCGGTGATCCGCCCGGGGGCCGCCGCGCCCTCGCCGTGTGGGGCATCGGCGTCTCCGTCTACTTCGTCGCCGTCATCTTCCGTACGTCCCTCGGTGTCGCCGGCCTCGACGCGGCGGAGCGGTTCCACGTCAACGCCTCGGCCCTGTCGACGTTCTCGATCCTCCAACTGCTGGTCTACGCGGGCATGCAGATACCCGTCGGCCTCCTCGTCGACAGCCTCGGCACCAAGAAGGTGCTGACCATCGGGGTGGTTCTCTTCACCGCCGGCCAACTCGGCTTCGCCTTCTCGCCCTCCTACGGCACCGCCCTCGCCTCCCGCGCGCTGCTCGGCTGCGGTGACGCGATGACGTTCATCAGCGTGCTGCGGCTCGGCACCCGCTGGTTCCCGGCGCGACGCGGCCCGATGGTCGCCCAGCTCGCGGGCCTCGCGGGAATGGCCGGAAATCTCGTCTCCACCCTGGTGATCGCCCGCCTGCTGCACGGCATCGGCTGGACGGCCGCCTTCGCGGGCAGCGCGCTCGCGGGGGTCGTGGTCCTCGTCCTGCTCCTTCTGTTCCTGAAGGACCACCCGGAGGGCCACGAACCGGCCCCCTTCCCGCACCGCGGCGCGGCCTACGTCCGCCGTCAGATCGCCGCCTCCTGGCGCGAACCGGGCACCCGCCTCGGCCTCTGGGTGCACTTCACCACCCAGTTCCCCGCGATGGTCTTCCTGCTCCTGTGGGGCCTGCCGTTCCTGGTCCAGGCCCAGGGCCTGTCCCGCGCCACCGCCGGTGAACTCCTCACCCTCGTCGTCCTGTCCAACATGCTGGTCGGCCTGATCTACGGCCAGATCGTCGCCCGGCACCACACCGCGCGGCTGCCGCTGGCGCTCGGCACGGTCGGCGCCACGGCGCTGGCGTGGGCGGTCACCCTCCTCTACCCCGGTGACCACGCGCCGATGTGGCTGCTGATCGTGCTGTGCACAGTGCTCGGCTCCTGCGGGCCCGCCTCGATGCTCGGCTTCGACTTCGCCCGCCCGGCCAACCCGCCGGAGCGCCAGGGCACCGCCTCCGGGATCACCAACATGGGTGGTTTCGTGGCCTCGATGACGACCCTGTTCCTGGTCGGCGTGCTCCTCGACGCGACCGGCGACAACTACTCGATCGCCTTCTCGGTGATCTTCGTCCTCCAGGCGGTCGGCGTCAGCCAGATCCTCCGGCTGCGGAGCCGGGCGGCCCGCCGCGAGAGCGAACACCTCGTGGCGAGCCGGGTGGAGACGGTCCACGTGCCGGCGTGA
- a CDS encoding GntR family transcriptional regulator, translating into MPSPSPAPSLAATDSAPPAVKQPPAADRVYTHVKQGVLDRRYEGGTLLTEGELAEAVGVSRTPVREALLRLEVEGLIRLYPKKGALVLPVSSQEIADVVETRMLVEQHAVRKVVPASPTLIARLEELLDRQREQAAAGDLAGAAVTDRCFHAEIVRSGGNEILSRLYDQLRDRQLRMGVAIMHSHPDRIAKTLTEHAAILDALRTGDAEAAAGIVHQHVDWFSHLARGEVR; encoded by the coding sequence ATGCCGTCCCCGTCCCCCGCTCCGTCCCTCGCCGCCACCGATTCCGCCCCTCCCGCCGTCAAGCAGCCCCCCGCCGCCGACCGCGTCTACACCCACGTCAAACAAGGTGTCCTGGACCGGCGTTACGAAGGCGGAACCCTGCTCACCGAGGGCGAGTTGGCCGAGGCCGTCGGAGTGTCACGGACACCCGTGCGCGAGGCGCTGCTGCGCCTGGAGGTCGAGGGGCTGATCAGGCTCTACCCGAAGAAGGGCGCCCTGGTCCTGCCCGTCTCCTCGCAGGAGATCGCGGACGTGGTGGAGACCCGGATGCTGGTCGAGCAGCACGCGGTCCGCAAGGTCGTACCGGCGTCACCGACCCTCATCGCCCGGCTCGAAGAACTCCTCGACCGGCAGAGGGAACAGGCCGCCGCGGGCGACCTGGCCGGCGCCGCCGTCACCGACCGCTGCTTCCACGCCGAGATCGTCCGCAGCGGCGGCAACGAGATCCTCTCCCGGCTCTACGACCAACTCCGCGACCGGCAGCTGCGGATGGGCGTCGCCATCATGCACTCGCACCCCGACCGCATCGCCAAGACGCTCACCGAGCACGCGGCGATCCTCGACGCGCTGCGCACCGGCGACGCCGAGGCGGCCGCCGGGATCGTGCACCAGCACGTCGACTGGTTCTCCCACCTGGCCCGGGGCGAGGTCCGATGA